One Lutra lutra chromosome 7, mLutLut1.2, whole genome shotgun sequence DNA window includes the following coding sequences:
- the PCNX4 gene encoding pecanex-like protein 4 isoform X2 encodes MSPSNSYVKALTSMVFGDRIFGRFLVNIPALEQVNQILHILFIFLPFLWALGTLPPPDSLFLWAMEQVLEFGLGGSSMSTHLRLLIMFIISAGTAVTSYFIPSTVGVVLFMTGLGFLLSLNLSDMCLVFKHSVTRHRVGTKSEALPSGSEKQFTWKECLFYIIILVLALIETSLLHHFAGFSQISKNSPQAVVGYVLMILLIILWILREIQSVCIFGIFRNPFYPKDVQTVTLFLEKRTRLVKIGVVRRILLNLVSPFAMIAFLSLDSSLQGLHSVSVSIGFTRAFRMVWQHTENALLETVIVSVVHLLISSTDVWWNRSVDTGIRLLIVGIMRDRLIQFISKLQFAVTVLLASWTEKKRRKSTTTLCILNIVFSPFVLVFLIFSTLLSSPLLPLFTLPLFLVGFPRPVQIWPGAVGTAACVCTDTVYYDQMVPGLTTALQAAMAAGSLGLLLPGSHYLGRFQDRLIWIMILECGYTYCCINIKGLELQETSCHTAEAQRVDEVFLSAFEQEYSRVCSINEHFGNVLTPYTVLPVKLYSDARNVLSGIIDSHDNLKEFKGDLIKVLVWLLLQYCSRRPHVQEVVHKTESKGQASLIILPALNTSPQTQSPEDSDSLNSEILDDWSDDNVFGDEPTIRKGKEEKDQLKVVPGINFPIPGSVESQDVGEHSEGTVPENSLYKSVILGYPVVDKGKQKDVAYIPLVEFSCSHSHLLRLPEEWTSSCLPNSKMREMSSLFPEEWYQFVLRQLECFHSEENASSVLEEIAKDRVLKDFYVHAVMTCYFSLFGVDSMVPSPGHILRVYSGVLPWSLALDWLTEKPELFQLALKAFRYTLKLMIDKASLGPIEDFKELTNCLEEYETDWYIGLVSDEKWKEAILQEKPYLFSLGYDPNMGVYTGRVLTLQELLIQVGKLNAEAVKGQWANLSWELLYATNDDEERYSIQAHPLLLRNLTVQAADPPLGYPIYSSKPLHIHLY; translated from the exons ATgtccccctcaaattcatatgttaaagccctTACCTCAATGGTGTTTGGAGATAGgatctttgggag GTTTTTGGTAAATATACCAGCTCTAGAACAAGTGAATCAGATTTTAcacatcttatttatatttttaccctTTCTGTGGGCACTAGGGACTCTGCCCCCACCTGACTCACTTTTCTTATGGGCGATGGAGCAGGTTTTAGAGTTTGGCCTTGGAGGCTCATCTATGTCAACACACCTCcg gtTGTTAATAATGTTCATCATTTCTGCTGGAACAGCTGTAACATCGTATTTCATTCCCAGCACTGTTGGTGTGGTTCTTTTCATGACTGGACTTGGGTTCTTACTGAGTCTTAACCTAAGTGACATGTGTCTTGTCTTCAAACACAGTGTGACTAGACACAGAGTTGGAACCAAATCTGAGGCTTTACCCAGTGGTTCAGAAAAACAGTTTACGTGGAAGGAGTGCCTTTTCTACATCATCATATTAGTCTTGGCTCTCATAGAAACTAGTCTGCTGCATCATTTTGCTGGTTTCTCACAGATTTCCAAAAACAGTCCTCAGGCTGTTGTTGGCTATGTTTTGATGATATTGCTTATAATACTGTGGATACTTAGAGAAATTCAAAGTGTCTGTATCTTTGGAATTTTCCGAAACCCTTTCTATCCAAAGGATGTGCAAACTGTGACTTTATTCTTAGAAAAGCGAACAAGGCTTGTGAAGATTGGTGTTGTCAGACGGATTTTGCTAAATCTAG taTCACCCTTTGCTATGATAGCATTTCTTTCATTGGACAGTTCCTTACAAGGGCTCCactctgtgtctgtctccattGGATTCACGAGAGCTTTTAGAATG GTATGGCAGCATACAGAAAATGCTTTATTGGAGACAGTCATTGTATCAGTAGTACACTTGTTGATCTCCAGTACGGATGTGTGGTGGAACAGAAGTGTGGATACAGGAATCAGACTCTTAATA GTTGGCATCATGCGTGATCGTCTGATTCAGTTCATCTCTAAGCTGCAATTTGCTGTGACTGTACTTTTGGCATCGTGGACTGAGAAAAAACGTCGGAAGTCAACCACCACTTTATGTATTCTCAACATTGTCTTCTCTCCATTTGTGTTggtcttcctcattttctctacACTACTCTCCTCTCCCTTACTCCCCCTCTTCACCCTTCCTTTGTTCTTGGTGGGCTTTCCCCGACCTGTTCAGATATGGCCAGGAGCAGTGGGCACCGCGGCCTGCGTGTGCACAGACACGGTGTACTACGACCAGATGGTCCCAGGTCTGACCACTGCACTGCAGGCTGCAATGGCAGCTGGAAGTTTAG GTCTCCTCTTACCTGGATCTCATTACTTGGGCCGTTTTCAGGATCGTTTAATATGGATAATGATTCTAGAATGTGGTTATACTTACTGCTGTATTAACATTAAG gGGTTAGAATTGCAAGAGACATCCTGTCATACTGCTGAAGCTCAAAGAGTTGATGAAGTTTTTCTAAGTGCCTTTGAACAAGAATATTCAAGAGTATGTTCTATTAATGAACACTTTGGAAATGTCTTGACACCCTATACTGTTTTGCCAGTAAAACTCTATTCTGATGCCAGGAATGTTCTATCTGGCATAATCGATTCTCAtgataatttaaaagaatttaaaggtgACCTTATTAAAGTACTTGTGTGGCTACTTCTTCAGTACTGTTCAAGAAGGCCTCATGTGCAGGAGGTTGTTCAcaaaactgaaagtaaagggCAAGCATCTCTAATAATCCTGCCTGCTTTGAATACTTCACCACAAACCCAATCTCCAGAAGACTCAGATAGTTTAAATTCAGAAATTTTGGATGACTGGTCTGATGATAATGTTTTTGGTGATGAGCCAActatcagaaaaggaaaagaagaaaaagatcaatTAAAAGTTGTACCAGGTATAAATTTTCCTATTCCAGGATCAGTAGAGTCTCAGGATGTTGGTGAGCATTCTGAAGGCACAGTTCCTGAAAACAGTCTTTACAAGTCAGTTATATTGGGATACCCTGTTGttgacaaaggaaaacaaaaagatgtggcatatatccCCCTTGTGGAATTCAGTTGTTCTCATTCTCACTTGTTACGCTTACCTGAAGAGTGGACATCTAGCTGTTTGCCTAATTCCAAGATGAGGGAGATGAGCTCACTCTTTCCAGAAGAGTGGTACCAATTTGTGTTAAGGCAGTTGGAATGTTTTCATTCAGAAGAAAATGCCTCAAGTGTCCTAGAAGAAATTGCAAAGGACAgagttttaaaagacttttatgtTCATGCAGTAATGACttgttattttagtttatttggaGTAGACAGTATGGTTCCCAGTCCTGGTCATATATTGAGAGTTTACAGTGGCGTTTTGCCTTGGTCTCTTGCCTTGGATTGGCTCACAGAAAAGCCAGAATTGTTCCAACTAGCACTGAAAGCTTTCAG GTATACTCTGAAACTAATGATTGATAAAGCAAGTTTAGGTCCAATAGAAGACTTTAAAGAGTTGACTAACTGCCTTGAAGAATATGAAACTGACTGGTATATTGGTTTGGTATCTGATGAAAAGTGGAAGGAAGCAATTTTACAAGAAAAACCATACTTGTTTTCTCTGGGATATGACCCTAATATG GGTGTTTACACTGGGAGAGTACTTACCCTTCAAGAATTGTTGATCCAAGTTGGGAAGTTAAATGCTGAAGCTGTTAAAGGTCAGTGGGCCAATCTGTCATGGGAATTGCTTTATGCCACAAACGATGATGAGGAACGATATAGTATACAAGCTCATCCACTACTTTTAAGAAACCTTACAGTACAAGCAGCTGATCCTCCCCTGGGATATCCAATTTATTCTTCAAAACCTCTTCACATACATTTGTATTAG
- the PCNX4 gene encoding pecanex-like protein 4 isoform X3 — MFPFSYRFLVNIPALEQVNQILHILFIFLPFLWALGTLPPPDSLFLWAMEQVLEFGLGGSSMSTHLRLLIMFIISAGTAVTSYFIPSTVGVVLFMTGLGFLLSLNLSDMCLVFKHSVTRHRVGTKSEALPSGSEKQFTWKECLFYIIILVLALIETSLLHHFAGFSQISKNSPQAVVGYVLMILLIILWILREIQSVCIFGIFRNPFYPKDVQTVTLFLEKRTRLVKIGVVRRILLNLVSPFAMIAFLSLDSSLQGLHSVSVSIGFTRAFRMVWQHTENALLETVIVSVVHLLISSTDVWWNRSVDTGIRLLIVGIMRDRLIQFISKLQFAVTVLLASWTEKKRRKSTTTLCILNIVFSPFVLVFLIFSTLLSSPLLPLFTLPLFLVGFPRPVQIWPGAVGTAACVCTDTVYYDQMVPGLTTALQAAMAAGSLGLLLPGSHYLGRFQDRLIWIMILECGYTYCCINIKGLELQETSCHTAEAQRVDEVFLSAFEQEYSRVCSINEHFGNVLTPYTVLPVKLYSDARNVLSGIIDSHDNLKEFKGDLIKVLVWLLLQYCSRRPHVQEVVHKTESKGQASLIILPALNTSPQTQSPEDSDSLNSEILDDWSDDNVFGDEPTIRKGKEEKDQLKVVPGINFPIPGSVESQDVGEHSEGTVPENSLYKSVILGYPVVDKGKQKDVAYIPLVEFSCSHSHLLRLPEEWTSSCLPNSKMREMSSLFPEEWYQFVLRQLECFHSEENASSVLEEIAKDRVLKDFYVHAVMTCYFSLFGVDSMVPSPGHILRVYSGVLPWSLALDWLTEKPELFQLALKAFRYTLKLMIDKASLGPIEDFKELTNCLEEYETDWYIGLVSDEKWKEAILQEKPYLFSLGYDPNMGVYTGRVLTLQELLIQVGKLNAEAVKGQWANLSWELLYATNDDEERYSIQAHPLLLRNLTVQAADPPLGYPIYSSKPLHIHLY, encoded by the exons atgtttcctttttcttacagGTTTTTGGTAAATATACCAGCTCTAGAACAAGTGAATCAGATTTTAcacatcttatttatatttttaccctTTCTGTGGGCACTAGGGACTCTGCCCCCACCTGACTCACTTTTCTTATGGGCGATGGAGCAGGTTTTAGAGTTTGGCCTTGGAGGCTCATCTATGTCAACACACCTCcg gtTGTTAATAATGTTCATCATTTCTGCTGGAACAGCTGTAACATCGTATTTCATTCCCAGCACTGTTGGTGTGGTTCTTTTCATGACTGGACTTGGGTTCTTACTGAGTCTTAACCTAAGTGACATGTGTCTTGTCTTCAAACACAGTGTGACTAGACACAGAGTTGGAACCAAATCTGAGGCTTTACCCAGTGGTTCAGAAAAACAGTTTACGTGGAAGGAGTGCCTTTTCTACATCATCATATTAGTCTTGGCTCTCATAGAAACTAGTCTGCTGCATCATTTTGCTGGTTTCTCACAGATTTCCAAAAACAGTCCTCAGGCTGTTGTTGGCTATGTTTTGATGATATTGCTTATAATACTGTGGATACTTAGAGAAATTCAAAGTGTCTGTATCTTTGGAATTTTCCGAAACCCTTTCTATCCAAAGGATGTGCAAACTGTGACTTTATTCTTAGAAAAGCGAACAAGGCTTGTGAAGATTGGTGTTGTCAGACGGATTTTGCTAAATCTAG taTCACCCTTTGCTATGATAGCATTTCTTTCATTGGACAGTTCCTTACAAGGGCTCCactctgtgtctgtctccattGGATTCACGAGAGCTTTTAGAATG GTATGGCAGCATACAGAAAATGCTTTATTGGAGACAGTCATTGTATCAGTAGTACACTTGTTGATCTCCAGTACGGATGTGTGGTGGAACAGAAGTGTGGATACAGGAATCAGACTCTTAATA GTTGGCATCATGCGTGATCGTCTGATTCAGTTCATCTCTAAGCTGCAATTTGCTGTGACTGTACTTTTGGCATCGTGGACTGAGAAAAAACGTCGGAAGTCAACCACCACTTTATGTATTCTCAACATTGTCTTCTCTCCATTTGTGTTggtcttcctcattttctctacACTACTCTCCTCTCCCTTACTCCCCCTCTTCACCCTTCCTTTGTTCTTGGTGGGCTTTCCCCGACCTGTTCAGATATGGCCAGGAGCAGTGGGCACCGCGGCCTGCGTGTGCACAGACACGGTGTACTACGACCAGATGGTCCCAGGTCTGACCACTGCACTGCAGGCTGCAATGGCAGCTGGAAGTTTAG GTCTCCTCTTACCTGGATCTCATTACTTGGGCCGTTTTCAGGATCGTTTAATATGGATAATGATTCTAGAATGTGGTTATACTTACTGCTGTATTAACATTAAG gGGTTAGAATTGCAAGAGACATCCTGTCATACTGCTGAAGCTCAAAGAGTTGATGAAGTTTTTCTAAGTGCCTTTGAACAAGAATATTCAAGAGTATGTTCTATTAATGAACACTTTGGAAATGTCTTGACACCCTATACTGTTTTGCCAGTAAAACTCTATTCTGATGCCAGGAATGTTCTATCTGGCATAATCGATTCTCAtgataatttaaaagaatttaaaggtgACCTTATTAAAGTACTTGTGTGGCTACTTCTTCAGTACTGTTCAAGAAGGCCTCATGTGCAGGAGGTTGTTCAcaaaactgaaagtaaagggCAAGCATCTCTAATAATCCTGCCTGCTTTGAATACTTCACCACAAACCCAATCTCCAGAAGACTCAGATAGTTTAAATTCAGAAATTTTGGATGACTGGTCTGATGATAATGTTTTTGGTGATGAGCCAActatcagaaaaggaaaagaagaaaaagatcaatTAAAAGTTGTACCAGGTATAAATTTTCCTATTCCAGGATCAGTAGAGTCTCAGGATGTTGGTGAGCATTCTGAAGGCACAGTTCCTGAAAACAGTCTTTACAAGTCAGTTATATTGGGATACCCTGTTGttgacaaaggaaaacaaaaagatgtggcatatatccCCCTTGTGGAATTCAGTTGTTCTCATTCTCACTTGTTACGCTTACCTGAAGAGTGGACATCTAGCTGTTTGCCTAATTCCAAGATGAGGGAGATGAGCTCACTCTTTCCAGAAGAGTGGTACCAATTTGTGTTAAGGCAGTTGGAATGTTTTCATTCAGAAGAAAATGCCTCAAGTGTCCTAGAAGAAATTGCAAAGGACAgagttttaaaagacttttatgtTCATGCAGTAATGACttgttattttagtttatttggaGTAGACAGTATGGTTCCCAGTCCTGGTCATATATTGAGAGTTTACAGTGGCGTTTTGCCTTGGTCTCTTGCCTTGGATTGGCTCACAGAAAAGCCAGAATTGTTCCAACTAGCACTGAAAGCTTTCAG GTATACTCTGAAACTAATGATTGATAAAGCAAGTTTAGGTCCAATAGAAGACTTTAAAGAGTTGACTAACTGCCTTGAAGAATATGAAACTGACTGGTATATTGGTTTGGTATCTGATGAAAAGTGGAAGGAAGCAATTTTACAAGAAAAACCATACTTGTTTTCTCTGGGATATGACCCTAATATG GGTGTTTACACTGGGAGAGTACTTACCCTTCAAGAATTGTTGATCCAAGTTGGGAAGTTAAATGCTGAAGCTGTTAAAGGTCAGTGGGCCAATCTGTCATGGGAATTGCTTTATGCCACAAACGATGATGAGGAACGATATAGTATACAAGCTCATCCACTACTTTTAAGAAACCTTACAGTACAAGCAGCTGATCCTCCCCTGGGATATCCAATTTATTCTTCAAAACCTCTTCACATACATTTGTATTAG
- the PCNX4 gene encoding pecanex-like protein 4 isoform X4, producing the protein MEQVLEFGLGGSSMSTHLRLLIMFIISAGTAVTSYFIPSTVGVVLFMTGLGFLLSLNLSDMCLVFKHSVTRHRVGTKSEALPSGSEKQFTWKECLFYIIILVLALIETSLLHHFAGFSQISKNSPQAVVGYVLMILLIILWILREIQSVCIFGIFRNPFYPKDVQTVTLFLEKRTRLVKIGVVRRILLNLVSPFAMIAFLSLDSSLQGLHSVSVSIGFTRAFRMVWQHTENALLETVIVSVVHLLISSTDVWWNRSVDTGIRLLIVGIMRDRLIQFISKLQFAVTVLLASWTEKKRRKSTTTLCILNIVFSPFVLVFLIFSTLLSSPLLPLFTLPLFLVGFPRPVQIWPGAVGTAACVCTDTVYYDQMVPGLTTALQAAMAAGSLGLLLPGSHYLGRFQDRLIWIMILECGYTYCCINIKGLELQETSCHTAEAQRVDEVFLSAFEQEYSRVCSINEHFGNVLTPYTVLPVKLYSDARNVLSGIIDSHDNLKEFKGDLIKVLVWLLLQYCSRRPHVQEVVHKTESKGQASLIILPALNTSPQTQSPEDSDSLNSEILDDWSDDNVFGDEPTIRKGKEEKDQLKVVPGINFPIPGSVESQDVGEHSEGTVPENSLYKSVILGYPVVDKGKQKDVAYIPLVEFSCSHSHLLRLPEEWTSSCLPNSKMREMSSLFPEEWYQFVLRQLECFHSEENASSVLEEIAKDRVLKDFYVHAVMTCYFSLFGVDSMVPSPGHILRVYSGVLPWSLALDWLTEKPELFQLALKAFRYTLKLMIDKASLGPIEDFKELTNCLEEYETDWYIGLVSDEKWKEAILQEKPYLFSLGYDPNMGVYTGRVLTLQELLIQVGKLNAEAVKGQWANLSWELLYATNDDEERYSIQAHPLLLRNLTVQAADPPLGYPIYSSKPLHIHLY; encoded by the exons ATGGAGCAGGTTTTAGAGTTTGGCCTTGGAGGCTCATCTATGTCAACACACCTCcg gtTGTTAATAATGTTCATCATTTCTGCTGGAACAGCTGTAACATCGTATTTCATTCCCAGCACTGTTGGTGTGGTTCTTTTCATGACTGGACTTGGGTTCTTACTGAGTCTTAACCTAAGTGACATGTGTCTTGTCTTCAAACACAGTGTGACTAGACACAGAGTTGGAACCAAATCTGAGGCTTTACCCAGTGGTTCAGAAAAACAGTTTACGTGGAAGGAGTGCCTTTTCTACATCATCATATTAGTCTTGGCTCTCATAGAAACTAGTCTGCTGCATCATTTTGCTGGTTTCTCACAGATTTCCAAAAACAGTCCTCAGGCTGTTGTTGGCTATGTTTTGATGATATTGCTTATAATACTGTGGATACTTAGAGAAATTCAAAGTGTCTGTATCTTTGGAATTTTCCGAAACCCTTTCTATCCAAAGGATGTGCAAACTGTGACTTTATTCTTAGAAAAGCGAACAAGGCTTGTGAAGATTGGTGTTGTCAGACGGATTTTGCTAAATCTAG taTCACCCTTTGCTATGATAGCATTTCTTTCATTGGACAGTTCCTTACAAGGGCTCCactctgtgtctgtctccattGGATTCACGAGAGCTTTTAGAATG GTATGGCAGCATACAGAAAATGCTTTATTGGAGACAGTCATTGTATCAGTAGTACACTTGTTGATCTCCAGTACGGATGTGTGGTGGAACAGAAGTGTGGATACAGGAATCAGACTCTTAATA GTTGGCATCATGCGTGATCGTCTGATTCAGTTCATCTCTAAGCTGCAATTTGCTGTGACTGTACTTTTGGCATCGTGGACTGAGAAAAAACGTCGGAAGTCAACCACCACTTTATGTATTCTCAACATTGTCTTCTCTCCATTTGTGTTggtcttcctcattttctctacACTACTCTCCTCTCCCTTACTCCCCCTCTTCACCCTTCCTTTGTTCTTGGTGGGCTTTCCCCGACCTGTTCAGATATGGCCAGGAGCAGTGGGCACCGCGGCCTGCGTGTGCACAGACACGGTGTACTACGACCAGATGGTCCCAGGTCTGACCACTGCACTGCAGGCTGCAATGGCAGCTGGAAGTTTAG GTCTCCTCTTACCTGGATCTCATTACTTGGGCCGTTTTCAGGATCGTTTAATATGGATAATGATTCTAGAATGTGGTTATACTTACTGCTGTATTAACATTAAG gGGTTAGAATTGCAAGAGACATCCTGTCATACTGCTGAAGCTCAAAGAGTTGATGAAGTTTTTCTAAGTGCCTTTGAACAAGAATATTCAAGAGTATGTTCTATTAATGAACACTTTGGAAATGTCTTGACACCCTATACTGTTTTGCCAGTAAAACTCTATTCTGATGCCAGGAATGTTCTATCTGGCATAATCGATTCTCAtgataatttaaaagaatttaaaggtgACCTTATTAAAGTACTTGTGTGGCTACTTCTTCAGTACTGTTCAAGAAGGCCTCATGTGCAGGAGGTTGTTCAcaaaactgaaagtaaagggCAAGCATCTCTAATAATCCTGCCTGCTTTGAATACTTCACCACAAACCCAATCTCCAGAAGACTCAGATAGTTTAAATTCAGAAATTTTGGATGACTGGTCTGATGATAATGTTTTTGGTGATGAGCCAActatcagaaaaggaaaagaagaaaaagatcaatTAAAAGTTGTACCAGGTATAAATTTTCCTATTCCAGGATCAGTAGAGTCTCAGGATGTTGGTGAGCATTCTGAAGGCACAGTTCCTGAAAACAGTCTTTACAAGTCAGTTATATTGGGATACCCTGTTGttgacaaaggaaaacaaaaagatgtggcatatatccCCCTTGTGGAATTCAGTTGTTCTCATTCTCACTTGTTACGCTTACCTGAAGAGTGGACATCTAGCTGTTTGCCTAATTCCAAGATGAGGGAGATGAGCTCACTCTTTCCAGAAGAGTGGTACCAATTTGTGTTAAGGCAGTTGGAATGTTTTCATTCAGAAGAAAATGCCTCAAGTGTCCTAGAAGAAATTGCAAAGGACAgagttttaaaagacttttatgtTCATGCAGTAATGACttgttattttagtttatttggaGTAGACAGTATGGTTCCCAGTCCTGGTCATATATTGAGAGTTTACAGTGGCGTTTTGCCTTGGTCTCTTGCCTTGGATTGGCTCACAGAAAAGCCAGAATTGTTCCAACTAGCACTGAAAGCTTTCAG GTATACTCTGAAACTAATGATTGATAAAGCAAGTTTAGGTCCAATAGAAGACTTTAAAGAGTTGACTAACTGCCTTGAAGAATATGAAACTGACTGGTATATTGGTTTGGTATCTGATGAAAAGTGGAAGGAAGCAATTTTACAAGAAAAACCATACTTGTTTTCTCTGGGATATGACCCTAATATG GGTGTTTACACTGGGAGAGTACTTACCCTTCAAGAATTGTTGATCCAAGTTGGGAAGTTAAATGCTGAAGCTGTTAAAGGTCAGTGGGCCAATCTGTCATGGGAATTGCTTTATGCCACAAACGATGATGAGGAACGATATAGTATACAAGCTCATCCACTACTTTTAAGAAACCTTACAGTACAAGCAGCTGATCCTCCCCTGGGATATCCAATTTATTCTTCAAAACCTCTTCACATACATTTGTATTAG